The Halichoerus grypus chromosome 9, mHalGry1.hap1.1, whole genome shotgun sequence genome has a window encoding:
- the CALHM4 gene encoding calcium homeostasis modulator protein 4, whose protein sequence is MSPTLNNIISSLQRSGTFINSLIAASTIGGQQLCSSFTFRCPCQAGKNFCYGSAFLVIPALILLVAGYALRSQMWTMSSEYCCSCGPPQRRISPLERKLACLRFFSITGRALIAPLTWLAITLLTGTYYECAASEFASVDHYPVFDNVSASKRKEVLAGFPCGKSVPSDMILVRDEVGLLHRYQSQMLGWILITLATIAALVSRCVARCCSPLTSLQQCYWTNHLHNERELFEQAAEQHSRLLIMQRIKKLFGFIPGKEDVRHIRIPSCQDWRDISAPSLLCMGEDLQGHYSFLRDRVDENREESKSEGIELKP, encoded by the exons ATGAGCCCGACTCTCAACAATATCATATCTTCCCTGCAGAGAAGTGGAACATTTATCAATTCTTTAATTGCTGCTTCAACCATTGGTGGGCaacagctttgctcttctttcacATTCAGATGTCCCTGTCAGGCTGGAAAAAATTTCTGCTACGGTTCTGCTTTTCTAGTCATTCCAGCCTTGATCCTTCTGGTTGCTGGCTATGCTCTGAGAAGCCAGATGTGGACCATGAGCAGTGAATACTGCTGCAGCTGTGGCCCTCCACAGCGGAGAATCAGCCCCCTGGAGCGCAAGCTCGCTTGTCTTCGGTTCTTCAGCATCACCGGGAGGGCACTCATTGCCCCATTAACATGGCTGGCCATAACCCTGCTGACAGGTACCTACTATGAATGTGCGGCAAGTGAATTCGCATCTGTGGACCATTACCCAGTGTTTGACAACGTCAGCGCCAGCAAACGGAAAGAGGTCCTAGCTGGGTTTCCATGTGGCAAATCGGTTCCATCCGACATGATCCTGGTAAGAGATGAAGTAGGTCTTCTGCACAGATACCAGTCACAA ATGCTGGGCTGGATTTTGATCACCTTGGCAACCATCGCTGCCCTGGTCTCCCGCTGCGTGGCGAGGTGCTGCTCTCCCCTCACCTCTCTGCAGCAGTGCTACTGGACCAACCACCTCCACAACGAGAGGGAGCTCTTTGAACAAGCTGCCGAGCAGCATTCACGGCTCCTCATCATGCAGCGCATAAAGAAACTCTTTGGCTTCATTCCTGGAAAGGAAGATGTCAGACACATCCGTATTCCTTCGTGTCAGGACTGGAGAGATATTTCAGCACCCAGTCTTCTCTGCATGGGTGAGGACTTGCAAGGTCACTATAGCTTCCTTAGAGACAGGGTGGATGAGAATCGTGAGGAAAGCAAATCCGAAGGTATTGAATTAAAACCTTGA